The sequence GTCGATGCCATTGAATGGGTCGAGTTGCCCAACACCCGCGGCATGAGCCAATACGCTGACGGCGGTCTGCTGGGCAGTAAGGCCTACGCCGCCAGCGCCAACTACCTGCAGAAGATGAGTGACTACTGCGGTGACTGTCACTACCACCCCAAGGAAAAAATCGGCGAGCGTGCCTGTCCCTTCAACAGCCTGTACTGGGACTTCATGCTGCGACACCGGGAAAAATTCAGCCGCAACCCGCGCATCGGCATGGTCTATAAAAATTGGGATAAGATGGAGACTGGACGCCAGCGCGCCATTCTCGATCAGGCGCACTGGAACAAAGGCCACCTCAACGAGCTGTAAACACCGGCAGCTCTGAACCCGGAACGCCGCAATGGAAGACACTCAAATTCGCGACCAGCTTGCGCTGGAGCGCACTCATCTGGCAAACGAACGCACCGTACTGGCCTATTTGCGTACCGCCCTGGCCTTTGTCGCCGCGGGTGCCGCCATTCTCCATTTCTACCCCGACCGTCCGCTGCTGGTGACTGGCGCCGCCGCGCTGATCGGCAGTGGTGCCCTTATCGGGATATGGGGTGCGCGACGTTTTTTTACCGTTAGAAAGCAGCTAAATAGCTAAGCCCAAAAGAAACCAGCAAGCAGCGCGGCGATGGCAACCGTGCTCAAACTACAGCGCAGGCCGGTATACCAACGCGGCAAACCGTAGCGATAAAAACGCAGCAAATCATAGGCCCATAAGGTTGCCAACAGCACGACCAGCGTCAGGTAGGCCTGGGGCATCGGCATCCACACTACCAGGGTCAAGGCCAGCGCCGCCAACATTCCCAATAGCGCGTCCTGAAAACGCGGCGGGGAGAAGGTGCCTCCCCACAGTGTTCCCGCCATGAAGCCGGTGATGGCGATACCGTAGCTGTGCAGCAAGGCCTGCCCACTCAGCCCCATCCAGCTTCCGCCAAGCAGTGTCAGCCAGGCGGCCGCCAGGAACGGTAAGGCCCCCAGTGCCCCTGCAACAATATAGGCCAGTGATGATTCCGCCTTGCGCATTGCTCGTCTCCAGAAGGGTTTTCCGGTTTACGAACAATGCCCCACTAGCCGATTAGCCGCAGGGATGACCGCTAGCGATACGGCACTTTCTGGAACAGCACATCAGTCAATTGCAGGGTGCCCAGCGGACGCTGGTCAAAGTTCAGGCGCAGCGAACTCAGCGCATCAAGATTGACCTCGGCATCGTGGATCACTTTGGCATCAAGCCGGAACGGCAGCATATTGATAATGGTCTTGGCGCCGGTATCTCGCGCCGAAATGGTCAAACCGGGCGGAAAATACAGCGCATCACTGTAGTCGCTGGCCAGCAGTGTGACCGAATCGCCATCGGTATCGGTGAGACTGAGTGTCAGGTCTTGCCCCAGCAGGTTTTCCGGCGTGGCACTCACCCCCATGCGCAGCGTCAGGAAGTCCATATCGCTAACATCCAGGCCCTCGGCCGGCAGCGAGTACTCAATAGATGCGGCGTTGCCAAGGTAGTTGAAAAAGACCTGCGGTGCCTTCGAGATGGTGGCCGGGGCCGGACAGCGATCGGTATTCATGCCGGTCAGATCTTCGAGGCTACCGCCATTGGGTTCACACCAGCCCGTAAACAGGAAGCCATCAAAGGTATTACTGCCGAAGGCATTCATGGTGAGTGAGGCATCGCTGAGTGTGTCGTCGACCACTATCAGGTTTTCGCGCGATTGATGAAAGGACAGATGCACTTGCTCGTCGCAGCTCTGCACACCTTCGGGGCAGGCGCTCTCCGGCAACTGCTCCAGCGCGCTCCAGTAACCGGCGAACTGGGTTTCACCGCCGGCAAAAAGGCGCAGGAAACTGCTGATCAGAAATTCACCGCCCCGGCGCTGGTCTGCCCGGCTCAGACGACCACTGCTGGGCACCCCCTCTGTACAGTAGGGGTCGAACACATTGAGCTGGGCGTCGTCGTTAAACCAGAAGTCGTTGTAGTAGTTGTGGTTCGCTCCCATCACCGTGAGCATGAACTGGGGCTGCGCCACATCATTCTCGTTATAACGGACGTTATCGTACATATACACGCCGTGGAGGGTGGAGACATCGCCATCACAATACGGCGACAGGGTGGCCCAGGCGGTATTGAGCGGCAGCTCGGAGTCGAAATCGGTCGGGGCCAGCGAAAACACCGCCTTGATACTGTGAGGCTGGTCAAAATCGCCGCTGCGCCGAAACTGCGGATCCTGGTTATAGGTAATGGTTTTTGCCACGCCATTGCCACCGCGAGAATGGCCCATTAAACCAATGTTCGACAGGTCGACGACATCGAGCAACTCGCTGAAGTCATTGCCGTTTTCGTCAAGGTGATACACCGAGTCAGGCTGCTGGGCAATGTCCCGGAAAATATCCAGGTGATGGAGAATCACTTCGGCGCGAGCGGTGATGCCCTGATCATTGGACGCGGAATCCTGCGCATTGATATCGTTCACGTCGATAGAGATCACCACATAGCCGTGGGAAGCCAGGGTATCCGCGATGTAGTCATAACCCTTGTCTGAGCGAATCGGCAGCAAGCCCTCTGACTCGCAGTCAGTGCCCGACGATTCGCTGCCCTCAGCGTCACCCGTGGTAGAGCAGGTGGAATGCCGGCCGTGCTGAAACAGGATCAGCGGGAAGCCCGCCTCCGGCAGCTCGGTATCGGCGTCGATCTGCGGATAGTGGATCACCCCGAGGATATCGACCGGATCAGTAAACTGATCGACGGTGCTCCCGTTGCTGTCATCAATATTGCGGGTCGCCATGACCGGCGCATAACGGTAATCCAAAGGACCGACGACGGCATAACTCCCCGTGGTATCTGCATCCGGGGCCACGGTATCAAAACGGGTTTCGGAGAAACTGGGCGGTTCTGGCTCCGGTGCCGGAGGAGCCACCACATCACCGCCACCGGGCGACGAGCCGCTGCTGGAACCCCCGCAGGCCACCAAGCCGCTAATCAGGAAAACACTGGCACAGAGCTGCCGGGAAAATCGTAAAAGTTCAATAGAAGCCATCATTCACACTACTCACATACATCAGTGGATAATCGGCATTGGCGGCGTTCCAGCTCTCCCTGCACAGGAAAACGTCACAAATACGCACTCGTGAGACGTAATGCAGAATCGATGCCACTTTTTATCGGCAGCGGATTTGCGGCAGCCCCCAGAAAGCGGTAATTTGCCGCCTTTTCCAGCGCAATATCCGGTACACTCTCCCGCATGGACTCTCAACCTCAGAACGCAGAATTGCCCTTCGACAACAGCCCTCAGTTTCGACTGAAAGCCGGGCTGTATCCGCTTACCCAGCTCGATATCAGCCATTATGAGTACAGCCGCTTTGACGAGCAGCTACGCGCCAAGGCCGCCGAAGCCCCCGCGTTTTTCCAGCACACCCCGGTGGTACTGAATTTTGAGCCTTATGGCGACCAGCTAGCGCCGCCACTGCGGGAACTGGCAGCCCTTTGTCAGGAACACGGATTGATTCCGGTCGCGATATCGAGTCGCGACGAGGCGCTTCACGCAGCCGCCAGGGAAGCCGGACTGGCCATTCTGTCGGTGGGCCGCGCTGCCCGCGAACCCGCCACAGATCCCGCGCCCAAAGCCGAGGCCCCCTCGGCTCCGGCACCCGAGCTTGCGGCAACCAAGCCCACCCGGGTCATCGACACGCCCATCCGCTCCGGCCAACAGGTCTACGCAGCCGGTGGGGATCTGATTGTGTTGTCAGCGGTGTCGGCCGGTGCGGAAGTACTGGCTGACGGCAATATCCATATTTATGGCGCTTTGCGCGGCCGGGCACTCGCGGGTGTAAAAGGCGACACTTCTGCACAGATTTTTTGTCAGAGCCTGGAAGCTGAGCTGGTGTCGGTAGCAGGCACCTTCATGCTGGACGAAGACTTGCGCGAGGCACATTGGAAAAGCGCCCGGCGTATTCGCCTGAACGACCAGACGCTCGATATTCAGCCACTGAACTAATTTCATCGACAACAAGCACCGGGAACACAAGCCCGGAAATAAACGAAAGGGGAACTGTTTTGGCCAAAATCATTGTTGTGACCTCCGGCAAGGGCGGTGTGGGCAAGACCACTACCAGCGCTGCGATCAGCAGTGGGCTGGCATTGCGCGGCCACAAAACCGCTGTCATCGACTTCGACATTGGCCTGCGCAACCTCGATATTGTGATGAACTGCGAACGTCGTGTGGTCTACGACTTCGTGAACGTCATCAATGGCGACGCCACGCTTCGTCAGGCACTGATCAAAGACAAGCGCGTTGAGAACCTCTACATTCTCCCCGCCTCGCAGACCCGCGACAAAGATGCGCTGACCGTGGAAGGTGTGGAGAAAGTCCTGAAAGACCTGGACGCCGACGGCTTTGAATTTATCATCTGCGACTCTCCCGCCGGGATTGAGCACGGCGCATTTATGGCACTGTATTTCGCCGATACAGCCATTGTCGTCGCCAACCCCGAAGTCAGCTCGGTGCGCGACTCGGACCGCATTCTGGGCATTCTGCAAAGCAAGTCGCGTCGCGCCGAAAACGGCGAGCGCGTGGAAGAATGCCTGTTGTTGACCCGCTACAACCCCGACCGCGTCGCCAAGGGTGAAATGCTGGCAGTGAGTGATGTGGAGGAGATTCTCGCCACCAAACTGCTGGGCGTCATCCCCGAATCGGAAACTGTCCTGAAAGCGTCCAACCAGGGGGTGCCGGTAATTCACGACGCCCAAAGCCCTGCTGGGCAAGCTTACAGCGACGCGGTGGCTCGCCTGCTCGGTGAAGAAGTGGAACAGCGCTTTATTCACGCCGAACAGAAAGGCCTGTTCAAGCGCTTGTTCGGGAGGACCGCATGAGCATCCTGGACTTCTTTCGCAGCAGTAAAAAAGAAAGCGCGGCGGTCGCCAAAGAGCGTCTGCAAATTATCGTTGCCCACGAGCGCAATCAGCGAAACCAGCCCGATTACCTGCCCAAACTGCAGCAGGAATTGCTGGAGGTGATTCGCAAATACGTGGAGGTGAATCAGGATCAGGTGGAAGTGGCGTTGGACAACAACGGCAACTGCTCCGTACTGGAACTGAACATCACCCTGCCCGATCGCTGAGCGCGGCGCCCTCAGGGCGCCGCTGAGAAATTCTGCAGGTAAGGGTTTGCCGGATTGCGCTGCACACGAATATAGTCGTGCTCCGTCATTGCATGGCAACGGTTGCAGCCTTCCAGAAGAGCATCGAAAGCCTTATCCGCACGCGGCAGGTCACCGGCATCCAGTCCCGCGATCAGTTTTTTAAGCAGCGGAGACAAGGTGCTGGTGGTCAGCCTGCCGACGGGGTAGTCGCTGTAGCTGTCGATCTGTCCCACTGCAGCAATCGCCCCGCCCAGTTCATGGGCATAGAAATCGGCAAGCAGCGCGTTTTCAGCGTCCAGCGATAGCTGCAGCTTGTGAGCAAAACGCTGCATATCGCCCATCAAGCCCACCAGATGGGGCGACTCATCCGTCTCGGCCAGTGCAGCGCCAGCCAGCCAAAGACCGACAACCAGACCTATTGCGCGACGTTTCATACTTAGTACCCTTGTTGCGATTGAGTCTCATTGTAGTTCAGCAATCGCCGGTGCTCACTGCGACATATCGTCGCGCGCCGCGCCGTCGGGCAGCATACCCATCTGCCGCGCACGCTGCTCCCAGCGCTGGCGGGCAAACAACTGAAGATCCTCGACTTCATCCGTTTCGTCGGTAATTTCCATACCCAACAGGGTTTCCAGCACGTCCTCGGTAGTCACCACACCGTGGACTTCGCCGTATTCACCGACAGCAATCGCAATCTGCCCGCCGGGCACCAATACCTTTTTGATCAGGCCACGCAGCGGCAGTATTTCCGGCACGGCCAGCAGCGGCCGCTGCAAGGCGTCGACCTTGGTGCCCGGCTGGTCGATGGCGGCCCTCAGCAACTCGTCTTTGCGCACAAAGGCATAGATATTATCGGGCTGATCCCGGTAGATGGGGATTCGCGAATAGGGCAACTGCTGGTGCTGTGCCAAAACCTCTTCCACCGTCAGCTCGCCATTCAGGCAGAATATCACCGTGCGCGGACTCATAATGTCGCGCACCTTCATATCGCCAAAGTGCAACAAGCTGCGCACCACCTGTGCTTCGCGCATAGAGAACACACCCTCGGCAGCGCCCAGCTCTGCCAGTGCGGCAAATTCCTCGCGACTGACTGAGCCCTCGTCCGCGCGCCGACTGAACAGTTTTGTGATCCACTGACTCAGCCACACCAGTGGCGCCATTAAACGCTGCACCACCGATAGAATCGCCGCACACGGTGCGGCCAGACGACGCCAGTGAAGCGCTCCCAAGGTTTTGGGGATGATTTCGGAGATAACCAGAATCAGCAGGGTCAGCACCGCCGAGATAATACCGAAGTAGAGTTCGCCAAACAGCTTGGTCGCCTGAGCCCCGGCACCGGCAGCGCCGACGGTATGAGCAATGGTGTTCAGGCTGAGAATGGATGCCAGCGGTTTATCAATATCTTCCTTGCACTGTTTCCACCACTGGCCATTGCGACGCCCGGCCGCGATTTCGCTGGCGATGTAGGAAGCGTTGACACTCAGCAGCACCGCCTCCAGCAAAGAGCAGAGAAACGATGCGCCAAGCGCGACGGAGATGTACAACAGCAACAGTGCCATAGTGAACGTATCCAGTACCCGAAACAGGCATCACTTTGGCACAGGGCGGCACTCGCTTAAAGCGTCGCTAACGATTAGAACCGCCAAGCGACTTCCAGCCCCGCATTCCGCGGGTCGCCCTGAACATAGGTCCCTGCGCCGAGCAGTGCCGACACCGCAAACCCACTGCGGTAATACACTTCATCGGTCAGGTTTTCTACGTACGCCGTCACGCTCAGATTTTCAGCAGGCGTCCAGTTCAAGCGAAAATCCCACAACCACAGTTCGTCGATATAGGCGTTGCTGTATTCCACCGCCTTGTAATCAATACCGGTGAATAACTCACTGCGATAACGCGCCGACAGGCGTGGCACAAAAATCCCCAGATCCGTCAGCCAGTGGTAGCTCACGGAAATGCCGCCACTATGCTCTGGCACCAGGGCAAAATCTTCCGCGCTGCGGTCCACCACCTGCTCGCCTTGCAGGGGAATCACTATCGGAGTGAGGAATTCATCATAGCCCGCATCGGTATAGGAATAATTGGCCTGCACAAACCAGTTATCCATCACCAGCGTGGTCTCGAACTCCGCGCCCTGGACCGTGGCCTGACCGGCGTTAGAGAGGTACAGGAACAGGTCGCTGATGGCATCGCCCTGTTCGGCGACACGAACCTGTATGTTCTCGTAATCCATGTAATACAGCGCCGCATTGAAACGGAGCTGGGAGTCGAGCGCATCGAGCTTCACCCCCACTTCAAAGTTGGTCACTTCTTCGGGATCGAAGGGCACCAGCTCATCCCCCTTCGGCTCAAACCCACCCGCTTTGAAGCCCTGGCTGTAAGTAAAGTAGGCCATAAAACTGTCCACGCCCAGATCGCTGTGCCAACGCTCGGGCGCAATAAACGACAGGGTTGCCGACGGCGTAAAGTTATTCCATTGCTCTTCAGCACTGTCGGCGTTGTCACGCATGATCAGCGGTAAATCCGGCGTGTTTTCGCCCAGCGCATTGAACTGCGCCAGAGTGATAGGAGAATAAATGCCCGCCGCGTCGATATACAGAGCGCCAATGCGGCTGCCGTATTCCTGAAAGTCGACATCGAAGACGGTCAGGTCACGACGTCGTTCTTCAACCGTATAGCGACCGCCCAGAGTAAACTGCAGGTACTCGGTAATATCGTAGGTCGCCTGAGCGAAGGCCGCCCAACTGCTGTTCTCGAGATCGCTGCGCGTGGCCAGAAAGGTGGCC comes from Spongiibacter tropicus DSM 19543 and encodes:
- a CDS encoding DUF3429 domain-containing protein, with amino-acid sequence MRKAESSLAYIVAGALGALPFLAAAWLTLLGGSWMGLSGQALLHSYGIAITGFMAGTLWGGTFSPPRFQDALLGMLAALALTLVVWMPMPQAYLTLVVLLATLWAYDLLRFYRYGLPRWYTGLRCSLSTVAIAALLAGFFWA
- the minC gene encoding septum site-determining protein MinC, translating into MDSQPQNAELPFDNSPQFRLKAGLYPLTQLDISHYEYSRFDEQLRAKAAEAPAFFQHTPVVLNFEPYGDQLAPPLRELAALCQEHGLIPVAISSRDEALHAAAREAGLAILSVGRAAREPATDPAPKAEAPSAPAPELAATKPTRVIDTPIRSGQQVYAAGGDLIVLSAVSAGAEVLADGNIHIYGALRGRALAGVKGDTSAQIFCQSLEAELVSVAGTFMLDEDLREAHWKSARRIRLNDQTLDIQPLN
- the minE gene encoding cell division topological specificity factor MinE; the protein is MSILDFFRSSKKESAAVAKERLQIIVAHERNQRNQPDYLPKLQQELLEVIRKYVEVNQDQVEVALDNNGNCSVLELNITLPDR
- a CDS encoding DUF202 domain-containing protein, whose protein sequence is MEDTQIRDQLALERTHLANERTVLAYLRTALAFVAAGAAILHFYPDRPLLVTGAAALIGSGALIGIWGARRFFTVRKQLNS
- a CDS encoding CNNM domain-containing protein, producing MALLLLYISVALGASFLCSLLEAVLLSVNASYIASEIAAGRRNGQWWKQCKEDIDKPLASILSLNTIAHTVGAAGAGAQATKLFGELYFGIISAVLTLLILVISEIIPKTLGALHWRRLAAPCAAILSVVQRLMAPLVWLSQWITKLFSRRADEGSVSREEFAALAELGAAEGVFSMREAQVVRSLLHFGDMKVRDIMSPRTVIFCLNGELTVEEVLAQHQQLPYSRIPIYRDQPDNIYAFVRKDELLRAAIDQPGTKVDALQRPLLAVPEILPLRGLIKKVLVPGGQIAIAVGEYGEVHGVVTTEDVLETLLGMEITDETDEVEDLQLFARQRWEQRARQMGMLPDGAARDDMSQ
- the minD gene encoding septum site-determining protein MinD; translated protein: MAKIIVVTSGKGGVGKTTTSAAISSGLALRGHKTAVIDFDIGLRNLDIVMNCERRVVYDFVNVINGDATLRQALIKDKRVENLYILPASQTRDKDALTVEGVEKVLKDLDADGFEFIICDSPAGIEHGAFMALYFADTAIVVANPEVSSVRDSDRILGILQSKSRRAENGERVEECLLLTRYNPDRVAKGEMLAVSDVEEILATKLLGVIPESETVLKASNQGVPVIHDAQSPAGQAYSDAVARLLGEEVEQRFIHAEQKGLFKRLFGRTA